Proteins found in one Bacillus subtilis subsp. subtilis str. 168 genomic segment:
- the bdbA gene encoding bacteriophage SPbeta thiol-disulfide oxidoreductase (Evidence 1a: Function from experimental evidences in the studied strain; PubMedId: 10455116, 11872755, 15743949, 17501922, 25879813; Product type h : extrachromosomal origin): protein MKKWIVLFLVLIAAAISIFVYVSTGSEKPFYNDINLTQYQKEVDSKKPKFIYVYETSCPPCQEIKPELNEVIKKEKLKVQALNIEEKENYNTEFLDKYNLNKTPTILYYKDGKEKDRLEGYRSASQIEKFFDKNGDR from the coding sequence ATGAAAAAGTGGATTGTTTTATTTCTTGTTTTAATAGCAGCAGCCATTAGTATTTTCGTTTATGTTTCTACAGGTAGCGAAAAACCTTTTTATAATGATATAAATTTAACTCAATATCAAAAAGAAGTAGACTCTAAAAAACCTAAATTTATTTATGTTTATGAGACAAGTTGTCCTCCTTGTCAAGAAATAAAACCTGAGTTAAATGAAGTAATTAAAAAAGAAAAGTTAAAAGTACAGGCTTTAAATATTGAAGAAAAGGAAAATTATAACACTGAATTTTTAGATAAATATAATTTGAATAAAACTCCAACGATTCTCTATTACAAAGATGGCAAAGAAAAAGATCGGTTAGAGGGCTATAGAAGTGCAAGCCAAATAGAAAAGTTCTTTGATAAAAATGGTGATAGATAA
- the bdbB gene encoding thiol-disulfide oxidoreductase B; bacteriophage SPbeta (Evidence 1a: Function from experimental evidences in the studied strain; PubMedId: 11872755, 15743949, 15849754, 16850406; Product type h: extrachromosomal origin), whose amino-acid sequence MNTRYVKSFFLLLFFLSFFGTMASLFYSEIMHFKPCVLCWYQRIFLYPIPIILLIGLLKKDLNSIFYVVFLSSIGLIIAFYHYIIQLTQSKSVVCEIGTNSCAKIEVEYLGFITLPLMSSVCFALIFGIGLKLIIKSKKLKQNQHVYN is encoded by the coding sequence ATGAATACAAGATATGTAAAATCATTTTTTTTATTACTGTTTTTTCTCTCTTTCTTTGGCACAATGGCTAGTTTATTCTACAGTGAGATCATGCATTTCAAACCATGTGTTCTATGTTGGTATCAAAGAATATTTCTATATCCTATACCTATTATCTTACTAATAGGCTTATTAAAAAAAGATCTTAATTCGATATTTTATGTTGTTTTCCTTTCATCAATTGGATTGATTATTGCGTTTTATCATTATATTATCCAACTTACACAAAGCAAAAGTGTCGTATGTGAAATTGGAACCAACAGCTGCGCAAAAATTGAAGTAGAGTATCTAGGCTTTATTACATTACCCTTAATGAGTTCAGTATGTTTTGCATTGATATTTGGTATAGGACTGAAATTAATTATCAAAAGCAAGAAATTAAAACAAAATCAACATGTATATAATTGA
- the bhlA gene encoding holin-like protein; bacteriophage SPbeta (Evidence 1a: Function from experimental evidences in the studied strain; PubMedId: 10376821, 22231453; Product type h: extrachromosomal origin): protein MEMDITQYLSTQGPFAVLFCWLLFYVMKTSKERESKLYNQIDSQNEVLGKFSEKYDVVIEKLDKIEQNFK, encoded by the coding sequence ATGGAAATGGATATAACACAATATTTAAGTACCCAGGGGCCATTTGCTGTTTTATTTTGTTGGCTACTTTTCTACGTAATGAAAACTAGTAAGGAAAGAGAGTCGAAACTTTATAATCAAATCGATTCTCAAAACGAAGTACTGGGTAAATTCAGTGAAAAGTACGATGTTGTAATTGAAAAGCTAGATAAAATCGAACAAAATTTTAAGTAG
- the yomF gene encoding conserved hypothetical protein; phage SPbeta (Evidence 4: Unknown function but conserved in other organisms), which yields MADFAKLYNDPILSKKRIGSVEDPYLTYNETLTIFNGRALLTEIPNREFRVEVTGDNKEWREIEDGELDDNYFKVDYLMGVVFFNASNEGKSLTFNYSGEGASFFPASRIWIKRQGNMVIETLQGLIDEAEDTIIRMNERIAECERVTKRCQEVTAWCRQATSNYEEVVENTRKIYKPSVYTYSDIFTYYPTPQIGWTVTVKETKIVYRWDGFEWVDIGTSEVYEGFNILLSATEPFNANYIWYKDASFSPEKKRVVVSDTAPDSGQVWYKTD from the coding sequence CTGGCTGATTTTGCTAAATTATATAATGATCCAATATTAAGTAAAAAGAGAATAGGTTCTGTTGAAGACCCCTATCTAACTTACAATGAAACATTGACAATATTTAATGGAAGAGCACTCCTAACTGAGATTCCGAACAGAGAATTTCGTGTTGAAGTTACTGGGGACAACAAGGAATGGCGAGAGATTGAAGATGGAGAACTTGACGACAACTATTTTAAGGTTGATTACCTTATGGGAGTTGTCTTTTTTAATGCTTCAAATGAAGGAAAATCGCTAACCTTTAATTATAGTGGTGAAGGAGCTTCCTTCTTCCCTGCCTCTCGAATTTGGATAAAACGACAAGGGAATATGGTTATTGAAACTCTTCAAGGACTTATCGATGAAGCTGAAGATACAATAATTCGAATGAATGAACGTATAGCTGAATGTGAACGAGTTACAAAACGATGCCAAGAAGTGACAGCCTGGTGTAGACAGGCTACATCAAATTATGAAGAAGTTGTAGAAAACACAAGAAAAATTTATAAACCATCTGTCTATACCTATTCAGATATTTTCACCTATTACCCAACCCCACAGATTGGTTGGACGGTGACTGTTAAAGAAACAAAAATCGTTTATCGATGGGATGGATTTGAGTGGGTAGATATTGGAACTTCCGAAGTATATGAAGGTTTTAATATACTCCTAAGCGCAACAGAACCATTTAATGCAAATTATATCTGGTATAAGGATGCCTCTTTTTCACCTGAGAAAAAACGAGTTGTTGTTTCAGATACAGCACCAGATTCAGGACAAGTATGGTACAAAACTGACTAA
- the blyA gene encoding bacteriophage SPbeta N-acetylmuramoyl-L-alanine amidase (Evidence 1a: Function from experimental evidences in the studied strain; PubMedId: 9579063; Product type h : extrachromosomal origin), translated as MSVFTNSYIPVNKYTRPGLKLQGVKKCVLHYTANPGAGADNHRRYFSNAQVYASAHIFVDKAEAICIIPLNEVAYHANDIQQRDSAGNPYRGVAALKPNANFLSIGVEMCLEKDGSFHSDTVERTEDVFVELCNKFGLDPIDDIVRHYDITHKNCPAPWVSNSQKFVDFKNRVKAKMSGKSVSKASPTKPTTSSPSSSSAVSGSLKSKVDGLRFYSKPSWEDKDVVGTVNKGIGFPTVVEKVKVGSAYQYKVKNSKGTTYYITASDKYVDVTGSVKTSSSAPKTTSTSSSSSSIKSVGKIKIVGVSSAAIVMDKPDRNSSKNIGTVKLGSTISISGSVKGKNNSNGYWEVIYKGKRGYISGQFGSTI; from the coding sequence ATGTCAGTTTTCACTAATAGCTACATTCCAGTCAATAAGTATACTAGACCAGGTTTGAAATTACAGGGTGTGAAAAAATGCGTCCTACACTATACAGCCAATCCGGGTGCAGGTGCAGACAATCATCGAAGATACTTCAGTAATGCACAAGTTTATGCATCAGCTCACATTTTCGTAGATAAGGCTGAAGCAATTTGTATCATTCCATTAAATGAAGTAGCTTACCATGCAAATGATATTCAGCAAAGAGATAGTGCCGGAAATCCTTATCGAGGAGTTGCTGCGCTGAAACCTAACGCTAACTTTCTTTCTATTGGAGTTGAAATGTGCCTTGAAAAAGACGGTTCATTCCATTCAGATACAGTTGAAAGAACTGAGGATGTGTTCGTTGAATTATGTAATAAGTTTGGTTTAGATCCTATTGATGATATTGTTCGTCATTATGACATCACCCATAAGAATTGCCCTGCACCATGGGTATCTAACAGCCAAAAATTTGTAGACTTTAAAAATCGAGTAAAGGCAAAAATGTCAGGCAAATCTGTTTCAAAAGCTTCTCCAACTAAACCAACAACCTCCTCCCCTTCCTCTTCATCAGCAGTAAGTGGTTCACTAAAATCAAAAGTTGACGGACTTCGCTTCTATTCAAAACCATCTTGGGAAGATAAAGATGTTGTCGGCACAGTAAATAAAGGCATCGGATTTCCTACAGTTGTAGAGAAAGTTAAAGTTGGATCTGCCTATCAATACAAAGTTAAGAACTCAAAAGGCACTACATATTACATCACTGCTTCTGACAAATATGTTGATGTTACAGGATCAGTTAAAACCTCTTCCTCTGCCCCAAAAACAACATCAACTTCTTCAAGTTCCTCATCTATTAAATCCGTAGGAAAAATCAAAATTGTCGGTGTATCAAGCGCTGCAATCGTAATGGACAAGCCTGATCGAAATAGTTCTAAAAATATTGGCACAGTTAAGCTTGGAAGCACTATTTCAATTTCTGGTTCAGTTAAAGGTAAAAACAATTCCAATGGCTACTGGGAAGTTATTTATAAAGGTAAACGTGGATATATCTCGGGACAGTTTGGATCAACAATCTAA
- the yomE gene encoding putative glycosyl hydrolase; phage SPbeta (Evidence 3: Putative function from multiple computational evidences; PubMedId: 15489418; Product type e: enzyme): protein MAGFYRYDQNLDKYVPMPVELLASEGEEYTAPKITQKFNEVETKTTEILNKVLTDDRYFTVTSSFKQDATLGIEYYVTKVTPKTTEAKKSMVQKTFAYDFEKSIDPTSSYFGTTNRETVLSMAKRKRSVVAINASGWRSNGEVMGLQIKDGVLYKDYDAAGYTGAEACVFFDDGTMKVYGNREVDADILISKGARNSFAFGIWLVKDSKPRTAQMTTWADLNVKHPRQAIGQRSDGTLVIITVDGRSLRSSGITAYDMPSLFLSEGCINAFLLDGGGSSQTAVEGKYINNISDGIERAVVDTLTISYPDDDTDSRFFEVQEGRGLATSLNRRVEFIESKPTWNVLDLGFSPDGLIDNTAKFKKALSDLSEKGGGKLHFPKGTYLIGKQNTTSASEKIELPSNVSIVGERRSYTKLLRNPNHSLDELLRITDHNYIEGIEIDGNSSVNKSSCRLIAGGNIKSFKMKDCSLVNATDRGVSIHGIGKSITIEGMYISNIANECINVAEGEIIKLIDSEITFSGTALWVGNAANIFTKNNLAKSLKTFVRYKNSQNAICSGNIITNNIDRAIWGSVREAVFSDNVFKQCHSDYHLYFIQEDTGTNDLIVTGNSVYSDVEGTAFIRTPSDIDRRRVSGNVGNIPSLNLD from the coding sequence ATGGCTGGTTTTTATAGATATGATCAAAATTTAGATAAATATGTTCCGATGCCTGTTGAACTACTAGCTTCAGAAGGAGAAGAATACACCGCTCCTAAGATTACTCAGAAGTTTAATGAAGTAGAAACGAAAACAACAGAAATTTTAAACAAGGTATTAACTGATGACAGATATTTTACAGTAACAAGTTCTTTTAAACAGGATGCCACACTTGGTATTGAGTACTATGTTACAAAGGTTACTCCTAAAACAACCGAAGCTAAAAAAAGTATGGTGCAAAAAACGTTTGCATATGACTTTGAAAAATCCATTGATCCCACATCTTCTTATTTTGGTACAACAAATCGTGAAACAGTTTTAAGTATGGCAAAACGAAAAAGATCTGTTGTTGCAATAAACGCTAGTGGTTGGCGATCAAATGGTGAAGTCATGGGGCTTCAAATTAAAGACGGAGTTCTCTACAAAGATTATGACGCTGCTGGATACACAGGCGCTGAGGCTTGTGTATTTTTTGATGATGGAACTATGAAGGTTTACGGAAACAGAGAAGTTGATGCCGACATCCTAATTTCTAAAGGCGCACGAAACTCTTTTGCTTTTGGCATTTGGCTAGTTAAAGATTCTAAGCCAAGAACGGCTCAAATGACTACATGGGCAGATTTAAATGTTAAGCATCCTCGACAAGCCATTGGGCAAAGATCTGATGGTACACTAGTTATCATTACTGTAGATGGCCGCTCACTTCGATCCAGTGGTATTACAGCTTATGATATGCCATCTTTATTTTTATCTGAAGGCTGTATTAATGCATTTCTTTTAGATGGTGGTGGAAGCTCTCAAACTGCTGTTGAAGGAAAATATATTAATAACATTAGTGATGGCATTGAACGTGCAGTGGTCGATACCTTAACAATTTCATATCCTGATGACGATACAGATAGCAGATTTTTTGAAGTTCAAGAAGGAAGAGGTTTGGCAACAAGTCTAAACAGACGTGTAGAGTTTATTGAATCCAAGCCTACTTGGAATGTATTAGATTTAGGCTTCTCACCAGATGGCTTAATCGATAATACAGCTAAGTTTAAAAAAGCCCTTAGTGATTTATCTGAAAAAGGTGGAGGGAAACTACATTTTCCGAAAGGTACATATTTAATCGGTAAGCAGAATACAACTAGCGCTAGTGAAAAAATTGAACTCCCTTCAAATGTCTCAATTGTTGGTGAAAGACGATCCTACACTAAACTCCTTCGAAATCCAAATCACTCACTTGATGAATTGTTGCGAATCACAGATCACAATTATATAGAAGGCATTGAAATTGATGGCAATAGCAGTGTAAATAAGAGTAGCTGCCGATTGATCGCAGGTGGAAATATAAAATCATTTAAAATGAAAGACTGCAGCTTGGTTAATGCTACAGACCGAGGAGTGAGTATTCACGGGATCGGCAAGTCTATAACGATTGAAGGAATGTATATTTCCAATATAGCCAACGAGTGCATCAACGTTGCTGAAGGAGAAATTATTAAACTAATTGACTCTGAGATCACATTTAGCGGTACTGCCCTTTGGGTGGGTAATGCTGCAAATATCTTCACTAAGAATAACCTCGCAAAATCCTTAAAAACCTTCGTCCGGTACAAAAACTCTCAAAATGCAATTTGTTCAGGAAACATTATCACTAATAATATTGATCGCGCAATTTGGGGATCTGTAAGAGAAGCTGTTTTCTCTGATAATGTTTTCAAGCAATGCCACTCTGATTATCACCTTTACTTTATTCAAGAAGACACTGGAACAAACGATTTAATTGTAACTGGAAACTCAGTTTATAGTGATGTTGAAGGAACAGCTTTCATTAGAACTCCATCAGATATAGACAGAAGACGAGTGTCGGGTAACGTAGGTAATATACCTAGCTTGAACTTGGATTAA
- a CDS encoding hypothetical protein; phage SPbeta (Evidence 5: Unknown function), whose product MNSKIGDFTVNELEQIKNECVRLHLNYGLGIPLTKKIHNLFHEIYGTSNNNEIQFNEFRNRYENGEFEALFN is encoded by the coding sequence TTGAACTCTAAAATTGGCGACTTTACTGTCAATGAGCTTGAGCAAATTAAAAATGAATGTGTAAGACTTCATTTAAATTATGGACTCGGAATCCCTCTAACTAAGAAAATCCACAATCTTTTCCATGAAATTTATGGAACATCCAACAATAATGAGATTCAATTCAACGAGTTTCGAAATCGCTATGAAAATGGTGAATTCGAGGCTCTTTTTAATTAG
- the bhlB gene encoding holin-like protein; bacteriophage SPbeta (Evidence 1a: Function from experimental evidences in the studied strain; PubMedId: 10376821, 17322187, 22231453; Product type h: extrachromosomal origin): MFENIDKGTIVRTLLLAIALLNQIMVMLGKAAFIINEEDINHLYDCLYTIFTIVFTTSTTTAAWFKNNYITAKGKKQKQVLKKENLFK; the protein is encoded by the coding sequence ATGTTTGAGAATATTGATAAAGGCACAATTGTTAGGACTCTTTTGCTCGCAATAGCTTTACTCAATCAAATAATGGTGATGCTGGGTAAAGCAGCATTCATCATTAACGAAGAGGACATAAATCATTTATATGATTGTTTATATACAATTTTCACTATCGTCTTCACAACCAGTACTACTACCGCAGCATGGTTCAAAAACAATTACATAACTGCAAAAGGAAAAAAACAAAAACAAGTTCTAAAAAAAGAGAACTTGTTTAAATAG
- the sunS gene encoding sublancin glycosyltransferase; phage SPbeta (Evidence 1a: Function from experimental evidences in the studied strain; PubMedId: 15743949, 21196935, 21910430, 24325644, 25879813; Product type e: enzyme): MKLSDIYLELKKGYADSLLYSDLSLLVNIMEYEKDIDVMSIQSLVAGYEKSDTPTITCGIIVYNESKRIKKCLNSVKDDFNEIIVLDSYSTDDTVDIIKCDFPDVEIKYEKWKNDFSYARNKIIEYATSEWIYFIDADNLYSKENKGKIAKVARVLEFFSIDCVVSPYIEEYTGHLYSDTRRMFRLNGKVKFHGKVHEEPMNYNHSLPFNFIVNLKVYHNGYNPSENNIKSKTRRNINLTEEMLRLEPENPKWLFFFGRELHLLDKDEEAIDYLKKSINNYKKFNDQRHFIDALVLLCTLLLQRNNYVDLTLYLDILETEYPRCVDVDYFRSAILLVDMQNKLTSLSNMIDEALTDERYSAINTTKDHFKRILISLNIQLENWERVKEISGEIKNDNMKKEIKQYLANSLHNIEHVLKGIEV; encoded by the coding sequence ATGAAACTGAGTGATATTTATTTGGAATTAAAGAAAGGCTATGCCGATTCTTTATTGTATTCAGATTTGTCATTGTTGGTTAATATAATGGAATATGAAAAAGATATTGATGTGATGTCAATTCAATCTTTGGTTGCAGGTTATGAAAAATCAGATACTCCTACAATAACATGCGGTATTATAGTTTATAACGAAAGCAAGAGAATTAAAAAGTGTTTAAATAGTGTTAAAGATGATTTTAACGAGATTATTGTTCTAGATTCATACTCCACTGATGATACCGTTGATATTATTAAATGTGATTTTCCTGATGTTGAAATTAAATATGAAAAGTGGAAGAATGATTTTTCCTATGCTAGAAATAAAATTATAGAGTATGCTACTTCCGAATGGATTTATTTTATTGATGCAGATAATTTATACTCTAAAGAAAACAAAGGGAAAATAGCTAAAGTAGCTAGAGTTTTAGAGTTTTTTTCTATTGATTGTGTAGTTAGTCCATATATAGAAGAATATACTGGACATCTATATTCTGATACACGAAGAATGTTTCGGCTCAATGGTAAAGTTAAATTTCATGGGAAAGTGCATGAAGAACCTATGAATTATAATCATAGTCTACCTTTTAATTTCATTGTGAACCTTAAGGTTTACCATAATGGATATAATCCTTCAGAGAATAATATAAAATCAAAAACACGAAGGAATATAAATCTCACAGAAGAAATGTTAAGATTGGAGCCCGAAAACCCAAAATGGTTATTCTTTTTCGGCAGAGAACTACATTTACTTGATAAAGATGAAGAAGCAATTGATTATCTGAAAAAATCAATAAACAACTATAAAAAATTTAATGATCAAAGACATTTTATAGATGCTTTAGTGCTATTATGTACTTTATTATTGCAGAGAAATAATTATGTTGACTTAACTTTATATTTGGATATATTGGAAACTGAATATCCAAGATGTGTTGATGTTGATTACTTTAGATCTGCAATTTTGTTAGTAGATATGCAAAATAAACTTACTTCTTTAAGCAATATGATTGATGAAGCTCTTACAGACGAGAGATACAGTGCTATAAATACAACAAAAGATCACTTTAAAAGAATTTTAATAAGCCTTAATATTCAACTCGAAAATTGGGAAAGAGTAAAAGAAATATCAGGGGAAATTAAAAATGATAATATGAAAAAAGAAATTAAACAATATCTTGCCAACTCACTCCACAATATTGAACACGTCCTGAAAGGAATTGAAGTATGA
- the yomD gene encoding conserved protein of unknown function; phage SPbeta (Evidence 4: Unknown function but conserved in other organisms): MARKISDYHLKKREETQKKFIDLLAQNNYIHISGDMVNSKTKVKVRCRHNHTWQVNYEHFKKGTRCPECRIIEGSLKKRLNISTVKSRYALKGYEILSTYKNCHSKLKAKCPEGHIWEHLPSNFFKGEECFQCKGAKKYTVECAQAAFSDRGFIPLFDTYHHNKENLPFLCKEHIDLGVQYAPLHNMVRGLANCRKCYLLLFTGENSSRWKGGISSLNKTLREAVYEVWTKPSLEKYSFKCAITNSTKDLHVHHYKKNFSEIVKEALSNLSFEL, from the coding sequence ATGGCAAGAAAGATATCAGATTATCATTTAAAAAAACGTGAAGAAACTCAAAAGAAATTTATTGATTTATTAGCTCAGAATAACTACATTCACATTTCTGGAGACATGGTAAATTCGAAAACAAAGGTGAAAGTCAGATGTCGACATAATCACACATGGCAAGTAAACTACGAACACTTTAAAAAAGGTACTCGTTGTCCAGAATGCAGGATAATTGAAGGCTCCCTTAAAAAAAGGCTTAACATAAGTACTGTGAAAAGTAGATATGCCCTTAAAGGCTATGAGATTTTAAGCACCTATAAAAACTGTCATTCTAAACTAAAAGCTAAGTGCCCTGAAGGACATATATGGGAGCACCTTCCCAGCAACTTCTTTAAAGGTGAAGAGTGTTTTCAATGTAAAGGTGCTAAAAAATACACTGTTGAATGTGCACAAGCAGCTTTTTCTGATCGTGGGTTTATCCCTTTATTCGATACATACCATCACAATAAAGAAAATCTCCCTTTTCTATGCAAGGAACATATAGACTTAGGAGTTCAATACGCTCCACTTCATAACATGGTAAGAGGTTTAGCAAACTGCAGAAAGTGTTATTTACTTCTTTTCACAGGCGAAAATAGCTCTAGATGGAAAGGCGGTATTTCTTCGTTAAATAAAACTTTAAGAGAAGCTGTTTATGAAGTTTGGACGAAGCCCTCATTAGAGAAATATTCATTTAAATGTGCAATAACAAACTCTACAAAAGACCTTCATGTGCACCACTATAAAAAGAATTTTAGCGAGATTGTTAAAGAAGCACTGAGCAATTTAAGTTTTGAACTCTAA